A section of the Styela clava chromosome 9, kaStyClav1.hap1.2, whole genome shotgun sequence genome encodes:
- the LOC120339623 gene encoding dehydrogenase/reductase SDR family member 13-like codes for MLWTILLVLLLLIWIRYKRFGSVYKTDIQLNGKTFLITGGSSGLGKATAIEIAKRGARVIIASRGEEKGQKSVGEIKLKSGNSHVYYMKLDLSDLDDVRRFVQEFIEKEERLDCLVNNAGVISSMMSQNGHGEMLSINVLGPFLLTNLLLPVLKETSFQNPVRIVNVASDVYLMAELDLSNLDVTLGENATMRNVLAQYGATKLMVIYITTELNKRLRANDPQCNGITAYALHPGTVGSTTLGAGYSHKSKFHTFMRFLTFALTSRPPFYCCQTVLYCCMEDGLQSGGYYADMKLNDLWPHAKDPTVARKLWDRLEHMTGLY; via the coding sequence ATGCTTTGGACAATACTATTAGTTTTGCTACTTTTGATTTGGATAAGATATAAAAGGTTTGGTTCTGTGTATAAAACCGACATTCAATTAAACGGGAAAACATTCCTCATCACCGGGGGCAGTAGTGGTCTTGGAAAAGCTACAGCTATTGAAATCGCAAAGCGAGGGGCAAGAGTAATCATAGCATCACGTGGGGAAGAAAAAGGCCAGAAAAGTGTCGgcgaaataaaattaaaaagtggGAATAGTCATGTGTACTATATGAAGTTGGATCTCAGTGATCTGGATGATGTCCGAAGATTTGTTCAGGAATTTATAGAAAAAGAAGAAAGATTGGATTGTTTAGTAAACAATGCTGGTGTTATTTCATCTATGATGTCACAGAATGGACATGGAGAAATGTTGTCAATCAACGTACTTGGACCTTTTCTACTCACAAACTTATTGTTGCCAGTTTTGAAGGAAACTTCTTTCCAAAATCCTGTCAGAATTGTAAATGTTGCATCAGATGTATATTTAATGGCGGAATTAGATTTGAGTAACCTTGATGTGACCCTGGGGGAAAATGCAACCATGCGGAACGTTTTAGCACAATACGGTGCAACAAAATTGATGGTGATTTATATAACAACGGAATTAAATAAACGCTTGAGAGCAAATGACCCACAATGCAATGGGATTACAGCGTACGCTTTGCACCCTGGAACCGTGGGTTCAACAACTCTTGGGGCTGGATATTCACATAAAAGCAAATTCCATACTTTCATGAGGTTTCTAACATTTGCACTCACATCCCGACCCCCTTTTTATTGTTGTCAAACTGTGCTTTACTGCTGTATGGAAGATGGGTTGCAGAGTGGAGGTTATTATGCTGATATGAAGTTGAATGACCTTTGGCCCCATGCTAAGGACCCCACCGTTGCCAGAAAGTTATGGGATCGGTTGGAACATATGACAGGGCTGTATTGA